Below is a genomic region from Schistocerca gregaria isolate iqSchGreg1 unplaced genomic scaffold, iqSchGreg1.2 ptg001131l, whole genome shotgun sequence.
cctaacctaacctaacctaacctaacctaacctaacctaacctaacctaacctaacctaacctaacctaacctaacctaacctaacctaacctaacctaacctaacctaacctaacctaacctaacctaacctaacctaacctaacctaacctaacctaacctaacctaacctaacctaacctaacctaacctaacctaacctaacctaacctaacctaacctaacctaacctaacctaacctaacctaacctaacctaacctaacctaacctaacctaacctaacctaacctaacctaacctaacctaacctaacctaacctaacctaacctaacctaacctaacctaacctaacctaacctaacctaacctaacctaacctaacctaacctaacctaacctaacctaacctaacctaacctaacctaacctaacctaacctaacctaacctaacctaacctaacctaacctaacctaacctaacctaacctaacctaggctagaatagcctagcctaatgtagcccagcctagcctagcctagcgtagcctagcttatcctaccctagactagcctaacctaacctagcctatcctagcctagcctaacctaacttaacctaacctaaccaaagctaacctatcccaacctaactcaacctaacctaaccacacctgaccaaaattaacctgacctatcctaacatgaaataacataacctgacctaaaatgacctcagatgccatacacacgaaacacagaggatataattatatatgcctgcagagcaagcaaatggaaataattgctcactgcaatgtcaagtttgttaattttttaggataacaatgtcgctcagtgttcctaatttagaaactataaatttgtgtgataatattaactttgacaaggatatatcctctcataattgtactaatgtgtcattactgaaaataatacttgtgtgaaactggagaggcagtttaaatataacaaggaaaagaaacgggactcttgtaaggtacctagagtaaaaatcagggatataacatagctaattgacagcctaaaaaataaaagttctgctggatgggatgaatattctccttttctactaaaaaaatgcaagggtgagttagccataccattagtccatttaataaattgtgtagttgaaggaggtgttcttccgatgaaattcaaacttggtatagttaaacctttatatcaaaaagaggaaagaaaacaaccacagaactacagaccagttgccttaacctcagtctttggtaaattgattgaaaaaataaagctagaaatattaatcgaccaccataattggaataacttaataggagatttccaacatggattgagaagtggtcggagcacgaaatctgcaacagtacagattgtacactgtctgataaactaacctaaccttacctgacctaacctgacctcacatgatctgacttgacatgacctgacatgacctcacctgatctgtcctaacctgacctgacctgacctgaccggacctaaactaacctaacctagcctaacctgacctaacctaacctaacctaacctaacctaacctaagcttacctaacctaaattaatcaaacctaacgtaacctaacgtaacgtaacctaacctaacctaacctaacctaacctaacctaacctaacctaacctaacgtaacctaacgtaacgtaacctaacctaacctaacctaacctaacctaacctaacctaacctaacctaaccatacctaacctaacctaccctaacctaacctaacctaacctaacctaacctaacctaacctaacctaacctaacctaacctaacctaacctaacctaacctaacctaacctaacctaacctaacctaacctaacctaacctaacctaacctaacctaacctaacctaacctaacctaacctaacctaacctaacctaacctaacctaacctaacctaacctaacctaacctaacctaacctaacctaacctaacctaacctaacctaacctaacctaacctaacctaacctaacctaacctaacctaacctaacctaacctaacctaacctaacctaacctaacctaacctaacctaacctaacctaacctaacctaacctaacctaacctaacctaacctaacctaacctaacctaacctaacctaacctaacctaacctaacctaacctaacctaacctaacctaacctaacctaacctaacctaacctaacctaacctaacctaacctaacctaacctaacctaacctaggctagaatagcctagcctaatgtagcccagcctagcctagcctagcgtagcctagcttatcctaccctagcctagcctaacctaacctagcctatcctagcctagcctaacctaacttaacgtaacctaaccaaagctaacctatcccaacctaactcaacctaacctaaccacacctgaccaaaattaacctgacctatcctaacatgaaataacataacctgacctaaaatgacctcagatgccatacacacgaaacacagaggatataattatatatgcctgcagagcaagcaaatggaaataattgctcactgcaatgtcaagtttgttaattttttaggataacaatgtcgctcagtgttcctaatttagaaactataaatttgtgtgataatattaactttgacaaggatatatcctctcataattgtactaatgtgtcattactgaaaataatacttgtgtgaaactggagaggcagtttaaatataacaaggaaaagaaacgggactcttgtaaggtacctagagtaaaaatcagggatataacatagctaattgacagcctaaaaaataaaagttctgctggatgggatgaatattctccttttctactaaaaaaatgcaagggggagttagccataccattagtccatttaataaattgtgtagttgaaggaggtgttcttccgatgaaattcaaacttggtatagttaaacctttatatcaaaaagaggaaagaaaacaaccacagaactacagaccagttgccttaacctcagtctttggtaaattgattgaaaaaataaaactagaaatattaatcgaccaccataattggaataacttaataggagatttccaacatggattgagaagtggtcggagcacgaaatctgcaacagtacagattgtacactgtctgataaactaacctaacctgacctgacctaacctgacctcacatgatctgacttgacatgacctgacatgacctcacctgatctgtcctaacctgacctgacctgacctgaccggacctaaactaacctaacctagcctaacctgacctaacctaaactaacctaacctaacctaacctaagcttacctaacctaaattaatcaaacctaacgtaacctaacgtaacgtaacctaacctaacctaacctaacctaacctaacctaacctaacctaacctaacctaacctaacctaacctaacctaacctaacctaacctaacctaacctaacctaacctaacctaacctaacctaacctaacctaacctaacctaacctaacctaacctaacctaacctaacctaacctaacctaacctaacctaacctaacctaacctaacctaacctaacctaacctaacctaacctaacctaacctaacctaacctaacctaacctaacctaacctaacctaacctaacctaacctaacctaacctaacctaacctaacctaacctaacctaacctaacctaacctaacctaacctaacctaacctaacctaacctaacctaacctaacctaacctaacctaacctaacctaacctaacctaacctaacctaacctaacctaacctaacctaacctaacctaacctaacctaacctaacctaacctaacctaacctaacctaacctaacctaacctaacctaacctaacctaacctaacctaacctaacctaacctaacctaacctaacctaacctaacctaacctaacctaacctaacctaacctaacctaacctaacctaacctaacctaacctaacctaacctaacctaacctaacctaacctaacctaacctaacctaacctaacctaacctaacctaacctaacctaacctaacctaacctaacctaacctaacctaacctaacctaacctaacctaacctaacctaacctaacctaacctaacctaacctaacctaacctaacctaacctaacctaacctaacctaacctaacctaacctaggctaggatagcctagcctaatgtagcccagcctagcctagcttagcgtagcctagcttatcctaccctagcctagcctaacctaacctagcctagcctagcctagcctaacctaacttaacctattctaaccaaagctaacctatcccaacctaactcaacctaacctaaccacacctgaccaaaattaacctgacctatcctaacatgaaataacataacctgacctaacataacctcagatgccatacacacgaaacacagaatttataattatatatgcctgcagagcaagcaaatggaaataattgctcactgcaatgtcaagtttgttaattttttaggataacaatgtcgctcagtgttcctaatttagaaactataaaattgtgtgacaatattaactttgacaaggatatatcctctcataattgtactaatgtgtcattactgaaaataatacttgtgtgaaactggagaggcagtttaaatataacaaggaaaagaaacgggactcttgtaagttacctagagtaaaaatcagggatataacatagctaattgacagcctaaaaaataaaagttctgctggatgggataaacattctccttttctactaaaaaaatgcaagggggagttagccataccattagtccatttaataaattgtgtagttgaaggaggtgttcttctgatgaaattcaaacttcgtatagttaaacctttatatcaaaaagaggaaagaaaacaaccacagaactacagaccagttgccttaacgtcagtctttggtaaattgattgaaaaaataaagctagaaatattaatcaaccaccataatacgaataacttaataggagatttccaacatggattgagaagtggtcggagcaccaaatctgcaacagtacagattgtacactgtctgataaactaacctaacctgtcctgacctaacctgacctcacatgatctgacttgacatgacctgacatgacctcacctgatctgtcctaacctgacctgacctatcctgaccggacctaaactaacctaacctagcctaacctgacctaacctaacctaacctaacctaacctaacctaagcttacctaacctaaattaatcaaacctaacgtaacgtaacctaacctaacctaacctaacctaacctaacctaacctaacctaacctaacctaacctaacgtaacctaacctaacctaacctaacctaacctaacctaacctaacctaacctaggctagaatagcctagcctaatgtagcccagcctagcctagcctagcgtagcctagcttatcctaccctagcctagcctaacctaacctagcctatcctagcctagcctaacctaacttaacctaacctaaccaaagctaacctatcccaacctaactcaacctaacctaaccacacctgaccgaaattaacctgacctatcctaacatgaaataacataacctgacctaaaatgacctcagatgccatacacacgaaacacagaggatataattatatatgcctgcagagcaagcaaatggaaataattgctcactgcaatgtcaagtttgttaattttttaggataacaatgtcgctcagtgttcctaatttagaaactataaatttgtgtgataatattaactttgacaaggatatatcctctcatagttgtactaatgtgtcattactgataataatacttgtgtgaaactggagaggcagtttaaatataacaaggaaaagaaacgggactcttgtaaggtacctagagtaaaaatcagggatataacatagctaattgacagcctaaaaaataaaagttctgctggatgggatgaatattctccttttctactaaaaaaatgcaagggggtgttagccataccattagtccatttaataaattgtgtagttgaaggaggtgttcttccgatgaaattcaaacttggtatagttaaacctttatatcaaaaagaggaaagaaaacaaccacagaactacagaccagttgccttaacctcagtctttggtaaattgattgaaaaaataaagctagaaatattaatcgaccaccataattggaataacttaataggagatttgcaacatggattgagaagtggtcggagcacgaaatctgc
It encodes:
- the LOC126328524 gene encoding uncharacterized protein LOC126328524 translates to MSLSVPNLETINLCDNINFDKDISSHSFEGGVLPMKFKLGIVKPLYQKEERKQPQNYRPVALTSVFGKLIEKIKLEILIDHHNWNNLIGDLQHGLRSGRSTKSATVQIVHCLIN